Genomic segment of Euleptes europaea isolate rEulEur1 chromosome 6, rEulEur1.hap1, whole genome shotgun sequence:
GACACCCTAGTTGATCAGCTCTCTTTTTAACTAAGTAAAAACTGCCATGCTTTTgcctaatattttttgtttcttgttctctctctctctctctaagatGAACATGCAAATTCCCATAGCTGCTGGAAATCTTCACAATGTGAATTCGTAAATATCGAGACGCACTTTAAGACTGGTTCCTTTAAGTATAGGTGCTGTAGTGCATACTTGTGTAATAGCAGTCCATTAACAATAGCCGGGAGTATGATCATCCTCAGCATAGCATCTTTTCTGACCACATTGTTTATAATCTGAACAGAAAAAGTGACAGTTGTCTTGCTAATATAGAAAACAGCTTGAAACAATCTGAATTTGAGAGAGTGGTGGAAGAAAATTAGAGTGCTAAAATTGATGTGTTTGTTTTCCTTGCCATTATGTATTCAAATTTGCAAAGCCATTAGTTGCAAGACTTCGTAAACAGAtgtgataataataaaaaacataacCTGCTTATTTGGACAGCTCCTGAATTTGTAGGATTCTCAATTTCAGTCTCAAGCTTACCTATTTAAAATAGTTCATTACCATCAAATGGCTGCTGTACAGTGCCCTCCCACATCCTGATTGGCAGCTACTGCCCTGGTGGAAAACCTTTCCTGATGCCTTGGGTTGAAAATGCTTGCTTCTCCACCTTGCAATGCTACCAAGAAGCCTTGTCTTGTTCTGGTAAGAGGTCTGAAGGGGGCTCCTTGGGCAGTTTTCCTAATCTCTGCTAAACCAGAAAAGGTATCCTGTGATTCACTGGACGACAAAGAGAGTTACACCAGTCCCATTGAtagttatttttgtgtgtgatgtcTCCATATCTTATTGGGACACACTGGTGGTTTCCATACAGCTACAGGCTGgtgtggtttccccactgctgctgtggctgctgatACAGAATGTCAGCAGCGGGGCTTCCTTACAGCTGGTTTCCCTGTCCTAGTCCTCCACCAGTGGCCATTGCCCAATCCCCAGGGCCACCAGGGCTCTTTCATTACAAAAAAATACTGGCAAATAAATATCATTATATTAATGTAACATTTTCCCactgctgttgttgctgctgatACAGAATGTATCAGAATGTATACAGAATCCTTACAGCTGGTTTCCCTGTCCTAGTCCTCCGCCAGTGGCCATTCCCCAATCCCCTGGGCCACCAGGGCTCTTTcatgtaatgtaatgtaacatTATAAGAATATATGTAACAGGTTCACtgagttttcttttttaagaaacaGTAAGTCTCCAGCCCCTCTCATTGTGGAGTTATGCTTTCTCCCTTATATACttcaaaaaatgaaagctgggaattcagagagtgTTACACGtagtgttataatgttatatcattataacaatatgcaattgttgatttttttaaaaaagacaaaaagcCTTCCAGTAGTGGGGAGAGGTAATGTCTGCTACACGAACTGAggcagggcaaacagcagctaGGTGGGCAGGAAAATTCAAGGAAAAtccacacacacagcagccacccatgctttactgcagtctttcccaaaactttgcagcaaagcaaatTTGAGAAGGATTGAAAAAAAGCTGGGGAAAACctgggaggtgcacaaatgcaccacagtactgtggggaagcaggaaaaaaccttCACTTCTCAATGGTATTGAACCcaagtgttagccaaaatgccctgttatgaattgttatatggaggaattagcgaatcaaaaaccggcaatgggcataatttaagcagggatgcaacctttgtataccggAGTACATACCATAACCAGTAAATGAGGcaaaagcaatggaattaggtttaaagggattttactcagattatatgttgttacacacatacaaaactacacatat
This window contains:
- the LOC130479767 gene encoding CD59 glycoprotein-like, which encodes MKYLLITVAFVALFYPSASAITCYDCSRTSSPCTTQKTCSAEFDSCVFVRTDEHANSHSCWKSSQCEFVNIETHFKTGSFKYRCCSAYLCNSSPLTIAGSMIILSIASFLTTLFII